A region from the Cystobacter ferrugineus genome encodes:
- a CDS encoding DUF2007 domain-containing protein, producing the protein MKYCMQCGSEYQEGVTECADCPGSALVDAEAMRQRHIPLPGEGETRKFVRAATAEDPFTAEDYVRLLEIQRIPVFIRPRRSGSVDVLTTGALEPWWEIMVGEEYLERAVQLIAQEKRQLEATSAEAALAAEEEERETEGSVPPGSL; encoded by the coding sequence ATGAAATACTGCATGCAGTGCGGTTCCGAGTACCAGGAGGGCGTGACGGAGTGTGCGGACTGTCCCGGAAGTGCCCTGGTGGACGCGGAAGCCATGCGCCAGCGCCACATTCCGCTGCCCGGTGAGGGAGAAACCCGGAAGTTCGTCCGGGCGGCCACGGCGGAGGATCCCTTCACCGCCGAGGACTATGTGCGGCTGTTGGAGATCCAGCGCATCCCGGTGTTCATCCGGCCGCGCCGCTCGGGCTCCGTGGACGTGCTCACCACGGGGGCACTGGAGCCCTGGTGGGAGATCATGGTGGGCGAGGAGTACCTCGAGCGCGCCGTGCAGCTCATCGCCCAGGAGAAGCGGCAGTTGGAGGCGACCTCGGCCGAAGCCGCCCTCGCCGCCGAGGAAGAGGAGCGCGAGACGGAAGGCAGCGTTCCCCCCGGCTCCTTGTGA
- a CDS encoding spore germination protein GerW family protein, whose translation MDVNEVIDRARDSFNVRRVFGEPIQQGEVTLVPAAWVRGGGGGGGGEGPATEGAKAEENAAKGYGIGVGLNVRPAGVFIVRNGKKVQWMSAVDVNRIVLGAQVLLGLFLLTIGKQLVRRFLTEDKPFGRKRFAW comes from the coding sequence ATGGACGTCAACGAGGTCATTGACAGGGCGCGTGATTCCTTCAACGTTCGGCGCGTTTTCGGAGAACCCATTCAACAAGGCGAAGTGACCCTGGTCCCCGCAGCCTGGGTAAGAGGCGGAGGGGGCGGTGGTGGGGGCGAGGGCCCTGCCACCGAGGGAGCGAAGGCAGAGGAGAATGCCGCCAAGGGCTACGGCATTGGCGTTGGCCTGAATGTTCGGCCCGCTGGTGTCTTCATCGTGAGGAATGGAAAGAAGGTGCAGTGGATGTCAGCGGTGGACGTCAACCGCATCGTCCTGGGGGCGCAGGTGTTGTTGGGCCTCTTCCTGCTGACCATCGGCAAGCAGCTCGTGCGCCGCTTCCTCACGGAGGACAAGCCGTTCGGCCGCAAGCGTTTCGCGTGGTGA
- a CDS encoding N-acetylmuramoyl-L-alanine amidase-like domain-containing protein, with protein sequence MMAAALVAAVLAQVATPAPPLRTAKAGGVLPSGAPVVWASLGERERADLISGDALLPLRERLLRVSERFLGTPYVHSPLGEGGGVDPDPTFRLDAVDCLTFVEQSLALSLARSASEVPGLLERLRYANTPSYEDRNHLMEAQWLPNNQRKGFLVDVTRRLGGADTVRVSKTLNALTWSSRSSLALGLPPAHQPRGTYSLDMIPLERVLAHARQVPSGSILVVLREDLPLKATRVTHLGFVVQKGRRTWLRHARRGVDGNGRVVDEDLESFLARNARYDKWKVTGVSLFEVRAPSETGASAASTP encoded by the coding sequence ATGATGGCCGCCGCCCTGGTGGCGGCCGTGCTCGCCCAGGTGGCCACTCCGGCGCCGCCGCTCCGGACGGCGAAGGCGGGGGGCGTGCTGCCCTCGGGGGCCCCCGTGGTGTGGGCGTCGCTCGGCGAGCGGGAGCGGGCCGACCTCATCTCCGGGGACGCGCTGCTGCCCCTGCGCGAGCGGCTGCTGCGCGTGAGCGAGCGCTTCCTCGGCACGCCCTACGTGCACTCGCCCCTGGGGGAGGGCGGTGGGGTGGACCCGGATCCCACCTTCCGGCTGGACGCGGTGGACTGCCTCACCTTCGTGGAACAGTCCCTGGCCCTGAGCCTGGCGCGCTCGGCCTCGGAGGTGCCGGGGCTGCTCGAGCGCCTGCGCTACGCCAACACCCCCTCCTATGAGGACCGCAACCACCTCATGGAGGCCCAGTGGCTGCCCAACAACCAGCGCAAGGGCTTCCTCGTGGACGTGACGCGGCGGCTGGGGGGCGCGGACACGGTGCGGGTGAGCAAGACGCTCAACGCGCTCACCTGGAGCTCGCGCTCCTCGCTCGCCCTGGGCCTGCCCCCGGCACACCAGCCGCGGGGCACCTACTCGCTGGACATGATTCCCCTGGAGCGGGTGCTGGCGCATGCGCGGCAGGTGCCCTCGGGCAGCATCCTCGTCGTGCTGCGTGAGGATCTGCCGCTCAAGGCCACCCGGGTGACCCACCTGGGCTTCGTGGTGCAGAAGGGCCGCCGCACCTGGCTGCGGCACGCGCGGCGGGGCGTGGATGGCAACGGCCGCGTGGTGGACGAGGACCTGGAGAGCTTCCTCGCGCGCAACGCCAGGTACGACAAGTGGAAGGTCACCGGCGTGAGCCTCTTCGAGGTGCGTGCGCCCTCGGAGACCGGAGCGTCGGCGGCCTCCACGCCGTAG
- a CDS encoding TetR/AcrR family transcriptional regulator, which translates to MNRDSAKKIPVPRLRARLKEATTEAIRAAAEEVLGEQGFGARMEDIAERAGVSVGTLYNHFEDRTALLRELLRTRREALLEKLDAVVAEVEGRPFREQLQALLSVVFAHFREHSRFFALAMQSEALRGPIVPAQGGTIVELTARVEQLVRRGVAAGEVRREGSEFHASLLVGMVRALLLRAAEAKRSDELQRGADVLLQVFLKGIEV; encoded by the coding sequence ATGAATCGAGATTCAGCGAAGAAAATCCCCGTGCCCCGGCTGCGGGCGCGGCTGAAGGAAGCGACGACGGAGGCCATCCGCGCGGCGGCCGAGGAGGTGCTGGGCGAGCAGGGGTTTGGCGCGCGCATGGAGGACATCGCCGAGCGGGCGGGCGTGTCGGTGGGCACCCTCTACAACCACTTCGAGGATCGCACGGCGCTCCTGCGCGAGCTGTTGCGCACGCGGCGCGAGGCGCTGCTGGAGAAGCTGGACGCGGTGGTGGCCGAGGTGGAGGGGCGGCCCTTCCGCGAGCAGCTCCAGGCGCTGCTCTCCGTGGTGTTCGCCCACTTCCGCGAGCACTCGCGCTTCTTCGCCCTGGCGATGCAGTCCGAGGCCCTGCGCGGCCCGATCGTTCCCGCCCAGGGCGGCACGATCGTGGAGCTGACGGCGCGGGTGGAGCAGCTCGTGCGGCGCGGGGTGGCGGCGGGCGAGGTGCGGCGCGAGGGCTCGGAGTTCCACGCCTCGCTGCTGGTGGGAATGGTGCGCGCGCTGCTCCTGCGAGCCGCCGAGGCGAAGCGGAGCGATGAGCTCCAGCGCGGGGCGGACGTGCTGCTCCAGGTCTTCTTGAAGGGAATCGAGGTGTAG
- a CDS encoding MXAN_5187 family protein yields the protein MVRFKFFVFALLVLGLGVAHLPLVSGPLSAKAVEGAASPATAAISELARALEARRSSVQALALSLAGNPDVVAAVQPHVEALPRGKGIRIVEPPMDERFNALRAALGGRVPSPLEDSLVLGLVTTEGVLYARGTGEASADEQFDPRSQQQVGAGGGVADAFGAPHVFFSVPVLWSPDGGHAQVAATLVLGAPLLHKAFLESAAVNSGVAALAVVRGDQVLDSAGAEKELVTKALENVGSGKSGQVVERGSVRSLLAQVPGVRLPLLTHPSDTLGGDAPLAVGSRQSLGGDLEAVAVSSVRPFMTVLANYQHDALFALLGLLGFSLVWMLLMGSGRPAAATADSKKQKKGGKQQEEPVSAPAAGPAVAASPLAGPAFLTPAPEPPTAGPEDFPFPAAPAPARPAAAAASPETPFDAPAAMPFSDAPAAAPEANPFTSPPVPAEPAFAQASAPAGDLYPFSTPEVPRGGDPFGTPTVPGKDPFGTPTVPGKDPFASLGAASSLPFAPSDSAASVPAAAPRRGAAFAFEDHPTAAYSLQQAADPFAAATAQARQGGGFDDDGGSPEPTRVAAIPRELLARSARPMTGEVNVPPSALGIHPGVASPMNAAPQQQAGVTTSPFGTGAGAATSASTGAGAVALSEEQHFQEVFREFVQTRDQCGEPQDGLTYDKFVAKLRKNREQLVQKYACKTVRFQVYVKEGKAALKATPVKD from the coding sequence ATGGTTCGCTTCAAGTTCTTCGTTTTCGCGCTCCTTGTCCTCGGACTGGGAGTGGCGCATCTGCCCCTGGTTTCGGGCCCGCTCAGCGCCAAGGCCGTGGAGGGTGCCGCGTCGCCGGCCACCGCCGCCATCTCGGAACTGGCTCGTGCCCTGGAGGCGCGCCGTTCCTCCGTTCAAGCCCTGGCGCTCTCCCTGGCCGGCAATCCCGACGTCGTCGCCGCCGTGCAGCCCCACGTGGAGGCCCTGCCCCGCGGCAAGGGCATCCGCATCGTGGAGCCGCCCATGGACGAGCGCTTCAACGCGCTGCGCGCCGCCCTGGGCGGGCGCGTCCCCTCGCCGCTCGAGGACTCGCTCGTGCTCGGCCTCGTCACCACCGAGGGCGTGCTGTACGCGCGCGGCACGGGAGAGGCGAGCGCGGATGAGCAGTTCGACCCGCGCTCCCAGCAACAGGTGGGCGCCGGGGGTGGGGTGGCGGACGCGTTCGGCGCCCCGCATGTCTTCTTCTCCGTGCCCGTGTTGTGGAGCCCCGACGGCGGCCACGCCCAGGTGGCGGCGACCCTGGTGCTGGGCGCTCCGCTGCTTCACAAGGCCTTCCTCGAGTCCGCGGCCGTGAACTCCGGCGTCGCCGCGCTCGCGGTGGTCAGGGGCGACCAGGTCCTGGACAGCGCGGGTGCCGAGAAGGAGCTCGTGACGAAGGCGCTCGAGAACGTGGGCTCGGGCAAGTCCGGCCAGGTGGTCGAGCGCGGCAGTGTGCGCAGCCTGCTGGCCCAGGTGCCGGGCGTGCGTCTGCCCCTGCTCACCCATCCCTCGGACACCCTGGGGGGCGATGCCCCTCTCGCGGTGGGCTCGCGCCAGTCGCTCGGTGGGGACCTGGAAGCCGTGGCCGTCTCCAGCGTGCGGCCCTTCATGACCGTGCTGGCGAACTACCAGCACGATGCCCTCTTCGCGCTCCTGGGCCTGCTGGGCTTCTCGCTCGTGTGGATGCTGTTGATGGGCTCGGGCCGCCCGGCGGCCGCGACCGCCGACTCGAAGAAGCAGAAGAAGGGCGGCAAGCAGCAGGAGGAGCCGGTCAGTGCTCCGGCGGCGGGCCCCGCGGTGGCCGCGTCGCCCCTGGCGGGTCCGGCGTTCCTGACGCCCGCTCCCGAGCCGCCCACGGCGGGACCGGAGGACTTCCCGTTCCCCGCGGCGCCCGCTCCCGCGCGGCCCGCCGCCGCGGCCGCTTCTCCCGAGACTCCCTTCGACGCCCCGGCGGCGATGCCGTTCTCGGACGCGCCCGCGGCTGCTCCGGAGGCCAATCCCTTCACGTCGCCGCCCGTTCCCGCCGAGCCCGCCTTCGCCCAGGCTTCCGCTCCCGCCGGGGATCTCTACCCCTTCTCCACCCCGGAAGTGCCGCGAGGCGGAGATCCGTTCGGCACGCCCACGGTGCCCGGCAAGGATCCGTTCGGCACGCCCACGGTACCCGGCAAGGATCCGTTCGCCTCCCTGGGGGCGGCCTCGTCGCTGCCCTTCGCCCCCTCGGACTCCGCGGCGAGCGTGCCCGCGGCCGCTCCCCGGCGGGGTGCCGCCTTCGCCTTCGAGGATCACCCGACGGCGGCCTACTCGCTGCAACAGGCGGCGGACCCCTTCGCCGCGGCCACCGCGCAGGCGCGCCAGGGTGGTGGCTTCGATGACGACGGCGGCTCGCCCGAGCCGACGCGCGTGGCGGCCATCCCGCGTGAGCTCCTCGCGCGCTCGGCCCGGCCGATGACGGGCGAAGTCAACGTGCCTCCCTCGGCGCTGGGCATCCACCCCGGCGTGGCCTCGCCGATGAACGCGGCGCCCCAGCAGCAGGCCGGCGTCACCACGTCTCCGTTCGGTACGGGCGCGGGCGCGGCGACGAGCGCGAGCACGGGCGCTGGTGCGGTGGCCTTGTCCGAGGAGCAGCACTTCCAGGAAGTCTTCCGCGAGTTCGTGCAGACGCGCGATCAGTGCGGCGAGCCCCAGGATGGCCTGACGTACGACAAGTTCGTCGCCAAGCTGCGCAAGAACCGCGAGCAGCTCGTGCAGAAGTACGCGTGCAAGACGGTGCGCTTCCAGGTGTACGTCAAGGAGGGCAAGGCCGCCCTCAAGGCCACGCCCGTCAAGGACTGA
- a CDS encoding CinA family protein has protein sequence MTAEAPDVLAEQVVRRCRETGTRLVLVEACTGGRVCARLTEVPGASAVVERGFIPYSNESKVEQLGVPLELLQAHGSVSEEAVEALAHAALAHSRADWAVAETGIAGPTGGTPRKPVGLAFLAVLRRGGRATVERHVFTGDRSAVRRAIADRALVLLLERLASES, from the coding sequence ATGACGGCGGAAGCACCAGATGTGCTGGCGGAGCAGGTGGTGCGGCGTTGCCGTGAAACGGGCACGCGCCTGGTGCTGGTGGAGGCGTGTACGGGCGGCCGCGTGTGTGCACGGCTGACGGAGGTGCCGGGCGCGTCGGCGGTGGTGGAGCGCGGATTCATTCCGTACTCGAACGAGTCCAAGGTGGAGCAACTCGGCGTGCCGCTGGAGTTGCTCCAGGCACATGGCTCGGTGAGCGAGGAGGCGGTGGAGGCCCTGGCCCACGCGGCGCTGGCGCATTCGCGCGCGGACTGGGCGGTGGCGGAGACAGGCATCGCGGGGCCGACGGGAGGCACGCCACGAAAGCCGGTGGGGCTGGCCTTCCTCGCGGTGCTGCGCCGGGGCGGGAGGGCCACCGTGGAGCGTCACGTCTTCACGGGAGACCGGAGCGCGGTGCGGCGAGCCATCGCGGACCGCGCACTGGTGCTGCTGCTCGAGCGGCTGGCCTCGGAATCATGA
- a CDS encoding HNH endonuclease, which yields METGRAWLVFALGDERQYAGNVGYADELHSVYRYDDFVANHKQITEGDLLILRDGRRVLGTARVSWISTEEGFKTLNRCPRCDITGIKRRKIKRPLYRCDCGYEFDVPKSVQEECVKYSAWFEKTYRPLAEHLPVEQVLAACPRYNEQMAMQELVLDLLEGSARVLVQSAAAQSLEPSYVLPIAADASDDLYAPDGKDERESVVRQIWGRRGQGAFRHALRNQFADTCLVTGCKLADLLEAAHINPYRGEKDNHPSNGLLLRTDIHTLFDLNLLGIDPESLRIHLHPRIKGSEYERFDGKRLACEAKLLSKEALELRWNAFQERLMLVVGLKRSGEDL from the coding sequence ATGGAGACAGGACGTGCCTGGTTGGTTTTTGCCCTGGGTGATGAGCGCCAGTATGCAGGAAACGTGGGGTACGCTGATGAGCTGCACTCGGTCTATCGCTATGACGACTTTGTGGCCAACCATAAGCAGATAACCGAGGGAGATCTGCTGATCCTTCGAGATGGGCGTCGCGTTCTGGGGACAGCTCGGGTTTCCTGGATCAGCACTGAAGAGGGATTCAAGACACTGAATCGCTGTCCACGGTGTGACATCACGGGCATCAAACGCCGCAAGATCAAGCGTCCGCTCTATCGTTGTGATTGCGGCTACGAGTTTGATGTGCCCAAGTCAGTACAAGAGGAGTGCGTGAAGTACTCTGCCTGGTTCGAAAAAACGTATCGACCACTGGCGGAGCACCTTCCCGTGGAACAGGTTCTGGCGGCTTGTCCCAGGTATAACGAGCAAATGGCCATGCAGGAGTTGGTCCTGGATCTTTTGGAGGGATCCGCCAGAGTCCTGGTGCAAAGTGCTGCGGCGCAATCCTTGGAGCCAAGCTATGTGCTTCCTATTGCAGCTGATGCATCAGATGACTTGTATGCGCCGGACGGAAAAGATGAGCGAGAGAGTGTTGTCCGCCAGATTTGGGGACGCCGAGGGCAAGGTGCCTTTCGTCATGCGCTCCGTAATCAGTTTGCAGACACGTGTCTGGTGACTGGATGCAAGCTGGCCGATCTTCTTGAGGCTGCTCATATCAATCCCTATCGGGGAGAGAAGGACAACCACCCGTCCAATGGGTTGCTGCTGCGCACGGACATCCATACGCTCTTTGACTTGAACCTGCTCGGGATCGATCCTGAATCCCTCCGGATTCATCTGCACCCGAGGATCAAGGGCTCCGAGTACGAGCGCTTCGACGGTAAGCGCCTTGCGTGCGAAGCGAAGTTGCTGAGCAAAGAGGCATTGGAACTGCGCTGGAATGCATTCCAAGAACGGCTGATGCTCGTCGTGGGCCTCAAACGGAGTGGAGAAGATTTGTAG
- a CDS encoding DEAD/DEAH box helicase — protein MTDTFAQLGLSPEALDAVRRARFSRPTPIQEKAIPPALEGRDVIGCAATGTGKTAAYVLPLVERLAGQEGTLGLVLAPTRELVQQISETVRFFGESRGVSHAVVIGGEDMGAQAGALERRPTLVLATPGRLVDLLKSGLVDFSRLRVLVLDEADRMLDMGFQEQLERILAALPRRRQTLLFSATLSPDVSDFAAARLHRPVRVEVTRSGTPAERAEQRLYVVKPEEKTALLLTLLARDEATALVFAGTKERADKVHKALQRAGYRCGVLHADRTQNQRNQAMKAFRDGTYRCLVATDIAARGLDVEDVGHVINYDLPHAPEDYVHRIGRTARASASGVASTFVTAKDRQMTEKIERVMRANIPRAEVPREDPVFQAEMARREAAQRDPGPPQKDHGVKKSEGQAPGRHARTHQRGTGAKAQPKK, from the coding sequence GTGACCGACACCTTTGCCCAACTCGGACTGTCCCCCGAGGCGCTCGACGCCGTGCGCCGCGCCCGGTTCTCGCGGCCCACTCCCATCCAGGAGAAAGCCATTCCTCCGGCGCTCGAGGGCCGGGACGTCATCGGGTGCGCCGCCACGGGGACGGGCAAGACGGCCGCGTACGTGCTGCCCCTGGTGGAGCGCCTGGCGGGTCAGGAGGGGACGCTGGGGCTGGTGCTGGCGCCCACGCGCGAGCTGGTGCAGCAGATCTCCGAGACGGTGCGCTTCTTTGGCGAGTCGCGCGGGGTGTCACACGCGGTGGTCATCGGGGGGGAGGACATGGGGGCTCAGGCGGGGGCGCTCGAGCGGCGGCCCACGCTGGTGCTGGCCACGCCGGGGCGGCTGGTGGACCTGCTGAAGTCGGGCCTCGTGGACTTCTCGCGGCTGCGGGTGCTGGTGCTCGACGAGGCGGACCGGATGCTGGACATGGGCTTCCAGGAGCAGCTCGAGCGGATTCTCGCGGCGCTGCCCCGCCGGAGGCAGACGCTGTTGTTCTCCGCGACGCTGAGCCCGGACGTGAGCGACTTCGCGGCGGCGCGGCTGCACCGGCCCGTGCGGGTGGAGGTGACGCGCAGTGGCACGCCGGCCGAGCGCGCCGAGCAGCGGCTGTACGTGGTGAAGCCCGAGGAGAAGACGGCGCTGCTGCTCACGCTGCTGGCGAGGGACGAGGCGACGGCGCTGGTGTTCGCGGGGACGAAGGAGCGGGCGGACAAGGTGCACAAGGCGCTGCAGCGAGCGGGGTACCGGTGTGGGGTGCTGCACGCGGATCGGACGCAGAACCAGCGCAACCAGGCGATGAAGGCGTTCCGGGACGGGACGTACCGGTGCCTGGTGGCCACGGACATCGCGGCGCGCGGGCTGGACGTGGAGGATGTGGGGCACGTCATCAACTACGACCTGCCGCACGCGCCGGAGGACTACGTGCACCGGATTGGACGCACGGCGCGGGCCTCGGCGAGCGGCGTGGCCTCCACGTTCGTGACGGCGAAGGACCGGCAGATGACGGAGAAGATCGAGCGGGTGATGCGCGCGAACATTCCCCGGGCGGAGGTGCCGCGCGAGGATCCGGTCTTCCAGGCGGAGATGGCGCGGCGGGAGGCCGCCCAGAGGGATCCCGGACCGCCCCAGAAGGACCACGGCGTGAAGAAGTCCGAGGGACAGGCACCCGGGCGGCATGCTCGGACGCACCAGCGGGGCACGGGGGCGAAGGCACAGCCGAAGAAGTGA
- a CDS encoding response regulator yields the protein MGERIGERIKVLLVEDDGDSRELLAELLELDFEVITAADGVAGLRAFEDDHPDVVVTDESLPGMCGTALAQEVKSRQPKAGVVLVSGYSNVDSGYCDVVLRKPIDVERLSAVVGSLGEAARH from the coding sequence ATGGGTGAGCGAATCGGAGAGCGGATCAAGGTCCTGCTGGTCGAGGACGACGGCGACAGCCGCGAGCTCCTCGCGGAGCTGCTCGAGCTGGACTTCGAAGTCATTACCGCCGCGGACGGGGTCGCGGGGCTGCGCGCGTTCGAGGACGACCATCCGGACGTGGTGGTCACGGACGAGTCGTTGCCGGGCATGTGTGGAACAGCGCTCGCCCAGGAGGTCAAGAGCCGCCAGCCCAAGGCGGGGGTGGTGCTGGTGTCCGGGTATTCGAACGTGGACTCTGGCTACTGCGACGTGGTGCTGCGCAAGCCCATTGATGTCGAGCGTTTGTCAGCCGTCGTGGGAAGCCTGGGGGAAGCAGCCAGGCACTGA
- the hpf gene encoding ribosome hibernation-promoting factor, HPF/YfiA family — protein sequence MKVLMRGVHLQLTDSLRDYATRHLVDPIEKFIDDEASEVDISLVDINGTKGGVDQECRVTVRMPGFSGIHVTETAETMFQAIDSVRDRLENTIKRTVEKRRDVSNDGLPQDVRF from the coding sequence ATGAAGGTGTTGATGCGAGGAGTCCACCTGCAGCTCACGGACTCGCTTCGGGACTATGCGACGCGGCATCTGGTGGACCCCATCGAGAAGTTCATCGACGATGAGGCGAGCGAGGTGGATATTTCCCTCGTGGACATCAATGGCACCAAGGGGGGGGTGGACCAGGAGTGCCGGGTGACCGTGCGCATGCCGGGCTTCTCCGGCATTCACGTGACCGAGACGGCCGAGACCATGTTCCAGGCCATCGACTCGGTGCGAGATCGCCTGGAGAACACCATCAAGCGCACGGTGGAAAAGCGCCGGGATGTCAGCAACGACGGGCTGCCCCAGGACGTGCGCTTCTAG
- a CDS encoding HEAT repeat domain-containing protein, with the protein MGTPLVRLLLLLPLVSSLALAAPPSVQKRMGRRAETQALVEQVIDGALPVPTAISRLRILREEAYAAQQLARGISQEMDPRRLRDQTAVLAGLETRAAEPLLVQLAGHEDSAVRMYAAQGLGRLGSKRVDVLLPLLQDKSYGVRREVARALGASHDPRVGKTLVTQARTETDPQTRVLMLEAVGAAGDKKQAKALEAFLDDSSESTRFAAARGLCLLGAPEGFSFARKLLASEDRLVRRQGLGLYEGLPVKQTGPALRPLLEDKDRALAAGAARILAQGGDKTMVSWLVLASWNANGEEKLTYEKELETLQLPDDERKAILRAAGVAK; encoded by the coding sequence GTGGGAACCCCGCTCGTCCGCCTGCTGCTCCTGTTGCCTCTCGTGTCCTCTCTGGCCCTCGCCGCGCCTCCCTCCGTGCAGAAGCGCATGGGGCGCCGCGCCGAGACCCAGGCGCTCGTCGAGCAGGTCATCGACGGCGCCCTCCCGGTGCCCACCGCCATCTCCCGCCTGCGCATCCTGCGCGAGGAGGCCTACGCCGCGCAGCAGCTCGCCCGGGGCATCTCCCAGGAGATGGATCCGCGGCGGCTGCGCGACCAGACGGCGGTGCTGGCCGGTCTGGAGACTCGCGCGGCCGAGCCGCTGCTGGTGCAGCTCGCCGGGCACGAGGACAGCGCGGTGCGCATGTACGCGGCGCAGGGCCTGGGCCGGCTGGGCAGCAAGCGCGTCGACGTGTTGTTGCCGCTGTTGCAGGACAAGTCGTACGGGGTACGCCGCGAGGTGGCGCGCGCCCTGGGGGCCAGTCACGACCCCCGGGTGGGCAAGACGCTCGTCACCCAGGCGCGCACCGAGACGGATCCCCAGACGCGCGTGTTGATGCTGGAGGCGGTGGGCGCCGCGGGGGACAAGAAGCAGGCCAAGGCGCTCGAGGCCTTCCTCGATGACAGCTCGGAGAGCACGCGCTTCGCCGCGGCCCGGGGACTGTGTCTGTTGGGGGCGCCCGAGGGCTTCTCCTTCGCGCGCAAGCTGCTCGCCTCCGAGGACCGGCTCGTGCGCCGCCAGGGGCTCGGGCTCTACGAGGGGCTGCCCGTGAAACAGACGGGGCCGGCGCTGCGTCCGCTCCTCGAGGACAAGGACCGGGCCCTCGCGGCGGGCGCGGCCCGCATCCTCGCCCAGGGCGGCGACAAGACGATGGTGTCCTGGCTGGTGCTCGCCTCGTGGAACGCCAACGGCGAGGAGAAGCTCACCTACGAGAAGGAACTGGAGACGCTCCAGCTCCCGGATGACGAGCGCAAGGCCATTCTGCGCGCGGCGGGGGTGGCGAAATGA
- a CDS encoding serine protease codes for MVSAFITRRWALAGTISLLAGCGPEAVEQTRAQETALASEQEIVGGTNATIAANPWQVSLQDSSGSHFCGGSVLNENWILTAQHCVSENGTISKPAQVAAGSTTLKGMRSSGQIRPVAEVIVYPGYVDVNQGKDVALLRLAAPLDLSGANVKAIPLATAADEAAGITNAGVVARVTGWGALASSGPMYSPDTLQTVDVRLLSNSSAQSSYPEETIGSDQLAAASPGKDSCQGDSGGPLTVLENGTHVLVGVVSWGDGCADSRHPGMYARVGSFEPWIASQISDGGSLTATIP; via the coding sequence ATGGTTTCAGCATTCATCACGCGTCGTTGGGCACTCGCCGGCACGATATCCCTGCTGGCTGGCTGTGGTCCCGAGGCTGTCGAGCAGACTCGTGCGCAGGAGACGGCGCTTGCCTCCGAGCAGGAGATCGTCGGCGGCACCAACGCGACGATCGCCGCCAATCCCTGGCAGGTGTCCCTGCAGGACAGCTCGGGCTCGCACTTCTGCGGCGGCTCGGTACTCAACGAGAACTGGATCCTGACCGCGCAGCACTGCGTGAGCGAGAATGGCACCATCAGCAAGCCGGCACAGGTGGCGGCGGGCAGCACCACGCTCAAGGGGATGCGCTCCTCCGGACAGATTCGCCCGGTCGCCGAGGTCATCGTCTACCCGGGCTACGTGGATGTGAACCAAGGCAAGGACGTGGCGCTGCTTCGCCTGGCCGCGCCGCTGGACCTGAGTGGGGCGAACGTGAAGGCCATCCCCCTCGCCACGGCGGCCGACGAGGCCGCGGGCATCACCAACGCGGGCGTGGTGGCGCGCGTCACCGGCTGGGGCGCGCTCGCCAGCAGTGGCCCCATGTATTCCCCCGACACGCTGCAGACGGTGGACGTGCGTCTCCTGAGCAACAGCTCGGCCCAGTCCTCCTACCCGGAGGAGACCATCGGCTCGGATCAGCTCGCCGCGGCCTCGCCCGGCAAGGACTCGTGCCAGGGTGACAGCGGCGGTCCGCTCACGGTGCTCGAGAACGGCACGCACGTGCTGGTGGGCGTCGTGAGCTGGGGCGATGGCTGCGCCGACTCGCGCCACCCGGGCATGTACGCCCGCGTGGGGTCGTTCGAGCCCTGGATCGCCTCGCAGATCAGCGACGGTGGCTCGCTGACCGCGACCATCCCGTAG